In one window of Gossypium hirsutum isolate 1008001.06 chromosome A01, Gossypium_hirsutum_v2.1, whole genome shotgun sequence DNA:
- the LOC107940616 gene encoding probable leucine-rich repeat receptor-like serine/threonine-protein kinase At3g14840 — MSSLTSLVLEHNSFSGNLPAALGNLPKLEILLLNSNNFTGELPETFARLTTLKTFRIGDNNFTGKIPGFIFQNWTNLKDIRIVASGLSGPVPDIGPSGNLESIMITDLIGVESTFPRLSNLSKTKNLTLSSCNIIGKLPTSLENMSELDILDLSFSKLSGEIEISLPEVRQLFLTGNMFTGAIPQWILSTNKKIDLSYNNFISTGDVDDCQKSGLNLFASTSRINNSGVVSCMGNLNCPVEPLHNLYINCGGKEETINNITYQADSDPAGPSRFYRSTIYWAFSSTGIFLDDGTEKDVLVLENNQLSSSIGQLYINARLSPSSLTYYAFCLHNATYNVSLHFAEIQFTDGKNYSSLGRRIFDVYIQGMRELKDFNIKDEAGGAGKPILKNFTANVSDGTLEIRLQWTGKGTTVIPVRGVYGPLISAISVVDPYYKPPSESGGGISAVAKVGIVAAAAFATFLLVVGILWWSGCLRWRSTLERDLKGIELRTGSFTLRQIKDATNNFDAANKIGEGGFGPVYKGILADGKEIAVKQLSARSKQGSREFVTEIGMISALQHPYLVKLYGCCIEGNQLMLIYEYLENNSLARALFGPEEFQLTLDWPTRRKICIGIARGLAFLHGESRLKIVHRDIKATNVLLDKDLNPKISDFGLAKLDEENNILIKRTDFVF, encoded by the exons ATGAGCAGTCTCACCAGCTT AGTCCTTGAGCACAATAGCTTCTCAGGAAATTTGCCTGCTGCACTGGGGAATCTACCAAAACTTGAGATACT GCTTCTTAATTCCAACAATTTTACTGGTGAATTGCCTGAAACATTTGCTAGGCTGACTACATTGAAGACTTT CCGGATCGGTGATAACAACTTCACAGGAAAGATTCCCGGTTTTATTTTCCAGAATTGGACAAACCTTAAGGATAT ACGTATTGTCGCAAGTGGTTTGAGTGGACCAGTTCCAGACATTGGTCCTTCGGGAAACTTAGAATCTAT AATGATTACGGACTTGATTGGAGTTGAATCAACTTTTCCACGACTTAGTAATTTGTCTAAAACGAAAAATCT GACATTGAGTAGCTGCAATATCATTGGAAAGCTACCTACTTCTCTTGAAAATATGTCAGAGTTGGATATCTT AGATCTCAGCTTCAGCAAACTCAGTGGAGAAATTGAAATTTCTCTTCCAGAAGTGAGACAATt GTTTTTAACTGGAAACATGTTTACTGGAGCAATCCCTCAATGGATTCTTagtacaaataaaaaaat AGATCTTTCATATAACAACTTCATAAGTACAGGTGATGTTGATGACTGTCAGAAAAGTGGCCT GAACTTGTTTGCAAGCACTTCAAGGATCAATAATTC agGAGTTGTTTCATGTATGGGAAACCTTAACTGTCCAGTGGAAC CTTTGCACAATCTTTATATAAACTGTGGAGGGAAAGAAGAAACTATTAATAATATCACCTATCAAGCTGATTCTGATCCTGCCGGGCCCTCAAGATTTTATCGAAGTACTATTTATTGGGCATTTAGCAGCACTGGTATTTTTTTGGATGATGGCACTGAAAAGGATGTATTAGTTTTGGAAAATAACCAACTTTCTTCGAGTATTGGTCAGCTTTACATCAACGCACGTCTTTCACCTAGCTCTTTGACTTACTATGCGTTTTGTTTGCACAATGCAACATACAACGTGAGCCTCCATTTTGCGGAGATACAGTTCACTGATGGTAAAAATTATAGCAGCTTAGGAAGGCGGATCTTTGATGTTTACATTCAG GGAATGCGGGAGCTGAAGGATTTCAATATTAAGGATGAAGCAGGTGGGGCTGGCAAACCAATTCTAAAGAATTTTACTGCAAATGTTTCGGATGGTACTTTGGAGATCCGTTTGCAGTGGACTGGGAAAGGGACAACAGTTATTCCCGTGAGAGGAGTTTATGGTCCTCTTATCTCTGCAATATCTGTCGTTGATCCTT ATTATAAACCTCCATCAGAAAGTGGGGGAGGTATCAGCGCAGTTGCGAAGGTTGGTATTGTGGCTGCAGCAGCATTTGCTACTTTCTTGCTTGTGGTTGGAATCCTTTGGTGGAGTGGATGCTTAAGATGGAGGAGTACACTGGAACGAG ATCTAAAAGGTATAGAATTGCGGACTGGTTCCTTCACTTTAAGGCAAATTAAAGACGCAACAAACAACTTTGATGCTGCTAATAAGATCGGAGAAGGCGGTTTTGGTCCTGTTTATAAG GGCATTCTAGCAGACGGCAAAGAAATCGCTGTCAAGCAGCTATCGGCTAGATCAAAGCAAGGAAGTCGCGAGTTCGTGACGGAGATTGGCATGATTTCAGCTCTACAACATCCTTATCTAGTAAAGCTATATGGATGTTGCATTGAAGGAAATCAACTGATGCTTATATATGAGTACTTGGAAAACAACAGCCTTGCTCGTGCATTATTTG GTCCAGAAGAATTTCAGTTGACATTAGACTGGCCAACTAGACGGAAGATCTGCATTGGTATAGCAAGAGGTTTAGCTTTTCTCCATGGAGAATCAAGGTTGAAGATTGTCCATAGAGACATTAAGGCGACCAATGTGTTGCTTGATAAGGATCTAAACCCTAAAATATCCGACTTTGGTTTGGCCAAGCTTGACGAAGAAAACAATATCTTAATTAAGAGAACGGACTTTGTCTTCTGA